CCGATCACCCAGGCACTGCGTGCCGGCTTCGGTGTGCCGGTGCTGGGATGGCCCGAGGAGCAGGACGACTGGGCGGTCCTCACCGGCGTCGATCCCGGCCGGCGGGTCTGGGTCGGCTGGCCTGCGGGGTATGAGGAGAAGACCTGCCTCGGGGCACCTCCTCGGGCCTGCAAGACGGTGGTCATCGCCGGGACCTGTGAGACGACTGCGCCCTGGGAGGCCGCCACAGCTAGCTTCGAAGGGGCGCTCGCGCGCCGTCAGCAAATGAGGGCGGCACATGACACCTGGTGTCAGGTTCTTAAGCGGGAGAAAGAGGGCACTAAAGAGGCTGCGAAGCCACTCGGCGAGCGCCTGGCCGCCCATGTCCGGCTCCGGTCCTGGCTGGCCGATGCTCGTTATTCTGCGGCGAAGTTCGTGGAATGCTGTGCGGATCTCGCTCCGGCCAGTGCTCTTGAGGGGCTGGAGGCAGCGGTTGGCCACTACGAGGAAGCGGCCCGTGCCATCGAGTGGGTGCCGGTGCCTCTGGAGGAAGAGCTAGAAGGAGACGACCTGGACTCCGCCGAAGAAGAGAGCAATCTGGAGGAGGCTTTCGACGCGGTCCTCAGGTCCGAGTCTGCGGCCCTCGACAGCCTGTCCCATGCACTGAAGGGCGAGCCGGTGAGAGACGAGTGGTCCGCCGGATAGCCTGCAAACCGGGCCGGGCAAGAGCACGGAGCAAGACAACACAGGGAGGCGCACATGCAAAGCCACGTCTTCTACCAGCCGTCCTACTCGCTGCTGCAGTTGGTGCTTGAACAGGGCGAAGCCGTACAGGCCGAAGCAGGCGCAATGGTCTCGATGACGCCGAATGTACTGATGCAGACGGCGGCTCGCGGCGGCATCCTCGGCGGCCTCAAACGGTCGCTGCTGGGCGGCGAGAGCTTCTTCATGAACACCTTCACCTGCACGAGCGGCCAGGGCGAGCTGACGCTGGCTCCGTCGCTGTCCGGCGACCTGCTGCACGTGCCGCTGAACGGGACCTTCTATGTCCAGTCGGGCTCCTACATCGCCAGCACGCCGGGCATTCAGATGGACACCAAGTGGGGTGGCGCAAAGCTGTTCTTCTCCGGCGAGGGTCTGTTCCTGCTCAGGTGCCAGGGCCAGGGCGACCTGTTCATCAGCTCCTACGGCGCGATCCATGCGGTGCAGCTTGCCGAGGGCCAGCAGTACGTGGTCGACACCGGCCACATGGTGGCCTTCGAGGACACCATCACCTACAAGGTGCGTGGGGCCGGCGGGCTGAAGGAGACCTTCCTCTCCGGCGAGGGCCTGGTGTGCGACTTCACCGGACCGGGAAGACTTTACCTGCAGACCCGGAGCATGGACGCCTTCCTGAAGTTCCTGATTCCCAAGCTTCCCAAGTCCAGTTCCTAGCAGCCGAACCTCTAGAAGCCGGGCCCAGACGCCCGGGACGGGAGACGGATCGACGAGTATGAACATGGGCCAGCCGATGCGAGGTGGCCGCGGACACGGACG
The sequence above is a segment of the Armatimonadia bacterium genome. Coding sequences within it:
- a CDS encoding TIGR00266 family protein, which translates into the protein MQSHVFYQPSYSLLQLVLEQGEAVQAEAGAMVSMTPNVLMQTAARGGILGGLKRSLLGGESFFMNTFTCTSGQGELTLAPSLSGDLLHVPLNGTFYVQSGSYIASTPGIQMDTKWGGAKLFFSGEGLFLLRCQGQGDLFISSYGAIHAVQLAEGQQYVVDTGHMVAFEDTITYKVRGAGGLKETFLSGEGLVCDFTGPGRLYLQTRSMDAFLKFLIPKLPKSSS